The window CTTTTCTTCCATGACTGGGCGTTCTCGCCGGGCTCAGAGTTCTCTCCGCGGTCGATGGTCTGCATCGCCGCATGTTGGCGTCGGATGGTGGAAGTGGTCCACGTGGTCATCATGGAAGGTGCGGTGATGCCACACTCAAAGGGACGGCCTGATCCGCGCCATGCGTCCCGGCGGGGACGCGCCGTTGGAAGCGTTGTCAGGGCAGCATGGATCTGATCATGCGGCCACAGCGCTCCAACGGAACGGAGTGTTTGTCTTCCACATTGCGTGAAGAATGACGGCGAGCTTCCGTGCCACAGCGACGCGCGCTTTCTTGAAGCCAGCAACCTTAGCGAGCTTGAGGCCCCAGGCCTTGAGGGTCGAGAAGGCCTTGGTTCTCGTGAGTAACGTCGTGGCGGCCTCATAGAGATGCTTACGCGTCATCTGGTTTCCGTGTTTGGAGATCCGCCCATTCCGGCTGACTTCGCCTGACTCGTAGCGCCGCGGCGTCAATCCGAGATAAGCGCCTGCGCTCGACGATCGCTTTAAGCGCTCGGCATCATCGAAGACCGACGCAACCGAGAGAGCCGTGATCGCGCCGACGCCCGGAGCTGTCATAAACAAGCGTGCTGCCCGCGACGATCTCTTCGGCCCGCAAGGCAAAGCCCCCGCTGGCTTTGCCAAACAGCACACCGAAGGTGCGCAAGAGCCCCCGGATTTCGTTCTCCAGCTTGACGCGGGTCCGAACGAGAACCTCACGAGCGGCCAACAACGATCGAACCTCGTAGCTATCTCGGGACTTGATCCGGACGTGCTTGAACCAGCCTGTGCGAACGATCTGGGCGAGCCCAGCGGCATCATTCCGGTCGGTCTTGTTCGGCCGCATCTTCAAGGCAGCATGGGCGTGCCGAGCATCCATGCAGACGATTGGGATGCCTCGATCGTGCAATTCATTTTATAGCTATACAGCCAGCGGACATCTCCATCCCGACACGAACCAGATCGGGCGCGTTCTTCGACAACCAAGAACTGATTGTCTCTGGGCAGGTCGCGATCTTCTTCTCGGCCGTGATCCGTCCCGTCTCATCGACGACGCAGACAGCTGTTACTTCCTGCGAGACATCAAGTGCGGCATACTTCGTCATGGCAGCTCCCCTTCATTTGCGGTGCAAAGACCGATCCTTCGATACGATCAGTCTGGGGAGCTGCCGCTCAAACGTCGAGTGCGCCACCCGCGATTACGCTAAGTGGTCCTCCCTGAAGTATGGTTTTGACCATGGAGGAGACGATCAATGGCGAGGAAGAGGCATACAGCGGAAGAGATCGTTGCGAAGCTGCGACAGGTTGATGTGCTGATCGCGCAGGGCCGGCAGGTTGGCGACGCGGTCCGCTCGATAGGCGTAACGGAAGTTACATATTATCGGTGGCGGAATGAGTACGGCGGGTTGAAGGGAGATTGACCGGCCCCCACGAAGTGGTCCGTTTGGAATGTTAGTTTAGAGCCGGCGTCTGCGCCACCAGTTTTGGGGTCGGCCAGACGAGCGCTTCTGGCGCTGGCGGTCGATATCCCAGCGATGGGTGCGGACGCACCGTATTGTAGTGGCGTCGCCAATTTTAGATCACGATCTGTGCCTCCTTTACGGTGTAGAAGATTTCGCTGTTGAGCAGTTCGTCGCGCAGCTTGCCATTGAAGCTTTCGCAATAGCCGTTCTCCCACGGGCTTCCAGGTTCGATATAGGCGGTCTTGGCGCCGACGGCAGTGATCCAATCCCGGAGAGCCTTAGCGACAAACTCGGGGCCATAGCACATTGGGAAGCGGCGCGGCGAAGCTTATCCAAGTTGCGCAGCCGCGCCGCCTGGGGTGGCCATGGCCGGTCAACAGATCTCTAAATTAGAGGTGTTCGACGCCTCATTTGGAGGGAGAGAGACCGACCATGACCAAGCATCAGATTATGCCATCCGACGCCGTGCTGGTAGCGATTGATATCGCCAAGGCCCGCAACGAAGTACTGATCGAAGCTGTGGGCAGTGCCAGACACCCGCGCCTGTCGGTGATGAACACTCGAACCGAGCACGATCGTCTGATCGAGCTGCTGTTGGACTATGGCAAGAAGGTAGTCTGTGGGTTCGAAGCAACTGGCAATTATCATAGACCGATTGCCTGGAGGCTTTTGCAGGCTGGCTTCGACGTCCGGCTGGTCTCGTCGATTGCGTTGGCTCGCACGCGCGAGGCGCTGCACAATGGGTGGGACAAGAACGATCCAAAAGATGCGCAGGTAATGCATATGCTTAGGATCGGTGCCTCGCAGCATTATCACGATCCGCTGCTTCGAGGCCGAGTGCGTAAATGGCTAAAAAACCGATTCTGAGCGCCGATCTGGCGGCTATTTTCCACGATGAACTTGGTGCCATTCAGCGTGCCCGCGGTGAAGATCGTGTAGGTGGTGCGCTGCGTCAGCCGCGCTAGCGGCTCGACCACGACGCGGCCTGCGATGTCAGCGGTGCCGGTGACGATGGCCTTGTCGCTGATGGCGCCCTGTATCTGCACGAGATAGGTCTGCGAGAGCTGGGAAGCCACAGCACTCGGCTCATTTCGACGCCGCATGCAATTCGGCGACATGGCCGCCCGGGAACTGCACCAGTGCGATATCACGGTGGTCCGAATTGAAGGCGTCGACCAGGACGGTGAGGCCAGCGGCCTTTGCCTTGCCGAGCGTTTCGAAGAGGTTGGGCACCTCATACCCGGTCATCTCGCGGCCATAAGGGTAGGGAAGATGCCCGTCGGTCACCAGCACGGTCATCTTACCGAACACAGATTCGATCCGGATGCGACGATAGGCGTCGCCGGCACGGCCGATCTCCACGCCGGGGGCGCGCCCGTTATCAGATACGATTTTTCCTTGCGAGAAGCGCACAAAGCTCCTGACGAAGGCGTCCGCCCGGTCGGGCGAAACATAGACGCGGTTTTCCGGCACGGTCTGGAACGCGGCGTAGTTGGGTTTGGTCGTATGCCAGTAAAGCTGCATGTTGACGCCGCCCGGCCACTGGATCACGGCATCGCGACCGATCGGGTCGGGGAATGGTGCGACGATGATGTTGGCTCCCGCCGCGCGAGCAGCTTTGATGGCGGCGTCCATGTCGGCGACGAGGTATCCCGTCCGTTCCGCGCCGAACGGATAGGGGATCGGGGTTTTGAAGCCGAATAGGGAGACGGTGCCGACCGGCGTCTGGATCAGTTGCGAGGTCGTGCTGCTTGGTGTCGGAGTCACCGTCGCGACCACCTGTTTGGTGCTTTGGCCACCGAACGTTGCCGTGAAACTTGCAGCGAATTTATCGACATCGTCGGGCGCGACGTAGACATGCGTCGTGTCGTATTGCGAGCCGACGCCAACCAGGGGCGCGGCGTCGCGCGCGCCGGCGACGGAATTGGCGGCCAGGGTGGCTATGGCAACGGCAGCGATGAGTGAGCGGAGGCGGACCATTTGCGGGCTCCTTAACGGTGGCGACAAACAAGCGGTGAGGAGGTGGGCTCGATCATGTGCGTTCGCCCTCAGCCGCGTGGATCGAGACGATGACGAGGCCGGCTATGAGCCCGAGGTGCTCAAAGAACGCGTTCAACGCCATGAAACGGTCGTGCCCGGTCAGGTGCCAGAAGTCATTTGCGGTCAGCATAGCGACGGCAGTTAGGACGCCCAGGCCTCCGGCCCCGAGCCAGACCAGCCGCCCGAGCATCACGAGGGCCGAACCGCCTAGTTCGATGATGATCGCGAGCGCCGCCCAGAGCCAGCCTGGGTGCAGTCCGAAATGCTCCTGTTCAGCGATGGCCGCGCTGAAGTCGGAGAGCTTCGTCAGGCCACCGATCAAGAAAGCCGAAACCAGAGCCAACCGCGCGGCAGGCCATATCAAGGGCGCCCCCAGGATCGCGCGTACCCAGCGCGGCGTTTTCGCAGCACGGCCCATCTCACACCGCCCAGCAGGCGCAACCAAGGGCGCCCCAGAAGCTTTTCAGGTCAGAAATCGGGAGCTTCGCCGACCAGGCGCTCGCGTGGTCGTGGCCGTGGACCCCGCAGCGATTGGTGCAACTGCAATGTGCCGCGGCCTGCATGCGCATCGCGGCAACCGGTTCGGCCTTGGCGCCCCATGCGGCGTACCCGCCGTAGCTGCGGACCGGCGACCAGTCGGGCATGGCGGGGGGCGGGGGCGGGGCGTCAAGGGATTTGAATTCACCCTTGGCGTAGACGATCTTGCCGCCGACCACCGTCAGATCGGACGTCGTGTCCGAAATGTCCGCCTCCGGACAGGAAAAGAAATCTCGGTCCGGAACGACGAGATCGGCGAACTGTCCCACTTCGATGCGGCCCTTCTTGCCTTCTTCGTTGGAGAACCAAGTGACGTTCTCCGTCCACATCCGGAGCGCTGTCTCTCGGTCGAGGCAGTTGCGTTGCGGGGTGATGCGCAAACCCCCGACGGTCTGCCCCGTGACCAGCCAGGAAAGCGACACCCAGGGATTATACGAAGCAACGCGCGTCGCGTCGGTCCCGGCCGAAGTCTTCACGCCCTTGGCCAGCATCTTGGCGACCGGCGGCGTCGCCTCCGCCGCGCCAAACCCGTAGCGTTCGACGAAATATTCGCCCTGATAGGCCATGCGGTGCTGTACGGCGATGCCGCCGCCGAGCGCCGCGATGCGATCAATCGACTGATCGGAAATCGTTTCGGCGTGATCGAAGAACCAGTGCAGGCCTTGGAGTGGCATGTCTTGGTTGACTTTCTCGAACACGTCGAGCGCCCGTGAAATGGTTTCGTCATAGGTAGCGTGGAGGCGCCACGGCCATTTGTTCTGGACCAGGATCCGGACGACCTCTTCCAGTTCGCCTTCCATCTCATGAGGCATGTCCGGACGCGGCACCCGGAAATCTTCGAAATCAGCGGCCGAGAACACCAACATCTCGCCGGCGCCGTTGTGGCGGAAGTAGTCGGTGCCCTGCTTGTACTTGGATGTCCTGGTCCAGTTCAGGAAGTCGTCCTTTTCACCCTTGGGCTTCTGGGTGAAGAGGTTGTAGGCGAGACGGATCGTAAGTTGTCCTTCATCGCTGAGCTTCTGGATGACCGCATAGTCGTCCGGATAATTCTGGAAGCCGCCGCCGGCGTCGATCGCGCCGGTGACGCCGAGACGGTTCAACTCGCGCATGAAGTGCCGCGTCGAG is drawn from Nitrobacteraceae bacterium AZCC 2146 and contains these coding sequences:
- a CDS encoding putative transposase (product_source=KO:K07497; cog=COG4492; ko=KO:K07497; pfam=PF01527; superfamily=46689), whose translation is MARKRHTAEEIVAKLRQVDVLIAQGRQVGDAVRSIGVTEVTYYRWRNEYGGLKGD
- a CDS encoding hypothetical protein (product_source=Hypo-rule applied; superfamily=53067); this translates as MTKYAALDVSQEVTAVCVVDETGRITAEKKIATCPETISSWLSKNAPDLVRVGMEMSAGCIAIK
- a CDS encoding hypothetical protein (product_source=Hypo-rule applied), whose product is MIAPTPGAVINKRAARDDLFGPQGKAPAGFAKQHTEGAQEPPDFVLQLDAGPNENLTSGQQRSNLVAISGLDPDVLEPACANDLGEPSGIIPVGLVRPHLQGSMGVPSIHADDWDASIVQFIL
- a CDS encoding hypothetical protein (product_source=Hypo-rule applied; cath_funfam=2.160.10.10): MASQLSQTYLVQIQGAISDKAIVTGTADIAGRVVVEPLARLTQRTTYTIFTAGTLNGTKFIVENSRQIGAQNRFFSHLRTRPRSSGS
- a CDS encoding putative membrane protein YphA (DoxX/SURF4 family) (product_source=COG2259; cog=COG2259; pfam=PF07681; superfamily=103473; transmembrane_helix_parts=Inside_1_12,TMhelix_13_35,Outside_36_54,TMhelix_55_77,Inside_78_81,TMhelix_82_104,Outside_105_113,TMhelix_114_136,Inside_137_141) produces the protein MGRAAKTPRWVRAILGAPLIWPAARLALVSAFLIGGLTKLSDFSAAIAEQEHFGLHPGWLWAALAIIIELGGSALVMLGRLVWLGAGGLGVLTAVAMLTANDFWHLTGHDRFMALNAFFEHLGLIAGLVIVSIHAAEGERT
- a CDS encoding hypothetical protein (product_source=Hypo-rule applied; cleavage_site_network=SignalP-noTM; superfamily=54593) codes for the protein MVRLRSLIAAVAIATLAANSVAGARDAAPLVGVGSQYDTTHVYVAPDDVDKFAASFTATFGGQSTKQVVATVTPTPSSTTSQLIQTPVGTVSLFGFKTPIPYPFGAERTGYLVADMDAAIKAARAAGANIIVAPFPDPIGRDAVIQWPGGVNMQLYWHTTKPNYAAFQTVPENRVYVSPDRADAFVRSFVRFSQGKIVSDNGRAPGVEIGRAGDAYRRIRIESVFGKMTVLVTDGHLPYPYGREMTGYEVPNLFETLGKAKAAGLTVLVDAFNSDHRDIALVQFPGGHVAELHAASK
- a CDS encoding transposase (product_source=COG3547; cog=COG3547; superfamily=51604), which produces MTRKHLYEAATTLLTRTKAFSTLKAWGLKLAKVAGFKKARVAVARKLAVILHAMWKTNTPFRWSAVAA
- a CDS encoding putative amidohydrolase YtcJ (product_source=COG1574; cath_funfam=2.30.40.10,3.20.20.140; cog=COG1574; pfam=PF07969; superfamily=51338,51556), yielding MSTPDLILHRGLFTTLDRGNPTASAVAIKDGVFVTVGHDSEVMKLAGSSTRVIDLKGKRVLPGLIDNHLHIIRGGLNFNLELRWDGVRSLADAMSMLRRQVEITPAPQWVRVVGGFTEHQFAEKRLPTIDELNAVAPDTPVFLLHLYDRAILNGAALRAVGYTKNTPEPPGGEVSRNASGNPTGLLLAKPNANILYATLAKGPKLPFEYQVNSTRHFMRELNRLGVTGAIDAGGGFQNYPDDYAVIQKLSDEGQLTIRLAYNLFTQKPKGEKDDFLNWTRTSKYKQGTDYFRHNGAGEMLVFSAADFEDFRVPRPDMPHEMEGELEEVVRILVQNKWPWRLHATYDETISRALDVFEKVNQDMPLQGLHWFFDHAETISDQSIDRIAALGGGIAVQHRMAYQGEYFVERYGFGAAEATPPVAKMLAKGVKTSAGTDATRVASYNPWVSLSWLVTGQTVGGLRITPQRNCLDRETALRMWTENVTWFSNEEGKKGRIEVGQFADLVVPDRDFFSCPEADISDTTSDLTVVGGKIVYAKGEFKSLDAPPPPPAMPDWSPVRSYGGYAAWGAKAEPVAAMRMQAAAHCSCTNRCGVHGHDHASAWSAKLPISDLKSFWGALGCACWAV
- a CDS encoding transposase InsO family protein (product_source=COG2801; cath_funfam=3.30.420.10; cog=COG2801; pfam=PF13683; superfamily=53098), coding for MCYGPEFVAKALRDWITAVGAKTAYIEPGSPWENGYCESFNGKLRDELLNSEIFYTVKEAQIVI
- a CDS encoding transposase (product_source=COG3547; cog=COG3547; pfam=PF01548), giving the protein MTKHQIMPSDAVLVAIDIAKARNEVLIEAVGSARHPRLSVMNTRTEHDRLIELLLDYGKKVVCGFEATGNYHRPIAWRLLQAGFDVRLVSSIALARTREALHNGWDKNDPKDAQVMHMLRIGASQHYHDPLLRGRVRKWLKNRF